In the Nicotiana tabacum cultivar K326 chromosome 16, ASM71507v2, whole genome shotgun sequence genome, one interval contains:
- the LOC107793641 gene encoding uncharacterized protein LOC107793641: MTRNSNVPSKEWMDLPRQSKEYIEGVQSFLDFAYSYGDPQGEEIQCPCAKCCNIRWTRRNVVYDHLICYGFVQGYIRWINHGEWEISMNANCDMDDNVYSYDDIDGLFNDQFRNVAYAGGVYEGPNEDANKFYNLVDEASQELYPGCKGFSRLSFTMRLYLLKCLHGWSSVSFTSLLELLKEAMPDLNIPISYDKAKSMVKDLGLDYEKIDACPNDCMLFRNDHKDDEYCHV; encoded by the exons ATGACTAG gaattCAAATGTTCCATCCAAGGAATGGATGGATTTACCAAGGCAGAGCAAAGAGTATATCGAGGGTGTTCAATCTTTCTTAGATTTTGCTTACTCTTATGGAGATCCTCAAGGCGAAGAAATTCAATGCCCATGTGCAAAGTGTTGTAATATTCGTTGGACTCGAAGGAATGTAGTATATGATCATCTAATATGTTATGGGTTTGTTCAAGGTTATATAAGATGGATTAATCATGGGGAATGGGAAATTTCGATGAATGCTAATTGTGACATGGATGATAATGTTTACTCGTACGATGATATTGATGGGTTGTTTAATGATCAATTTAGAAATGTTGCATATGCTGGAGGAGTGTATGAAGGCCCAAATGAAGATGCCAATAAATTCTATAACTTAGTTGACGAGGCAAGCCAAGAACTATATCCTGGTTGTAAAGGATTCTCTAGATTATCTTTTACAATGCGTCTGTATTTGTTGAAGTGTCTACATGGATGGAGCAGTGTGTCTTTCACTTCTCTTTTAGAGCTATTAAAAGAGGCGATGCCTGACTTGAACATTCCTATATCCTACGATAAAGCCAAATCTATGGTAAAAGATCTCGGTCTTGATTATGAAAAGATTGATGCATGTCCCAATGATTGCATGCTATTTAGGAATGATCATAAGGATGATGAATATTGTCATGTTTGA